A genomic window from Glycine soja cultivar W05 chromosome 10, ASM419377v2, whole genome shotgun sequence includes:
- the LOC114369462 gene encoding protein PALE CRESS, chloroplastic-like yields MNLLSLTLPLPLFCSSLSLTRLPSFPSSYKCTSGAVLRRCVKEEKEEEQLLEGMPKEYYDDEWQAQQREKTKELHRLRIQEEEEEERKIGEYREIGMRLKEYPEDDVIKARKLVSSFLRAAEEVEERIEEAAEKGELTELVLMVIWNRLDLARRDEEKDAIRSLDLLYRRVETEILKREATPAMRLLNDLLIMYDGYNFEEWLKKCKKVMIDTFPREDPFSILVPPGFESFDIDKHHGPLRPSLEVDDTLLRVDFVREVDELLQEVHSEESEVQNEPGFDPESVANRLKQQEKQQTIRQVEALLDLAIGLKW; encoded by the exons ATGAACCTTCTCTCTCTAACCTTGccacttccccttttttgttcatCTCTTTCTTTAACGAGACTTCCCTCATTTCCCTCTTCATACAAGTGCACATCCGGCGCAG TTTTAAGGAGATGTGTCaaagaggaaaaggaagagGAGCAGCTTCTAGAAGGGATGCCAAAGGAGTACTATGACGAT GAATGGCAAGCCCAACAACGTGAGAAGACCAAGGAGTTGCATCGGCTACGGATAcaggaggaagaggaagaggaaagaAAGATTGGAGAGTATCGTGAAATTGGCATGCGGTTGAAGGAATACCCAGAAGATGACGTCATAAAAGCAAGGAAATTGGTTTCGAGCTTTCtcagagctgctgaagaagtaGAAGAG AGAATTGAGGAAGCTGCCGAGAAAGGAGAACTGACTGAACTTGTTTTAATGGTCATATGGAATCGCCTTGATCTTGCTCGGCGTGAT GAAGAAAAGGATGCCATTAGAAGTCTGGATCTGTTATACAGAAGGGTTGAG ACTGAGATTTTGAAACGAGAGGCTACCCCTGCGATGAGATTGCTCAATGATCTTTTGATTATGTACGACGGCTATAATTTTGAAGAGTGGCTAAAGAAATGTAAAAAGGTCATGATTGATACGTTTCCTCGGGAGGATCCATTCAGTATCCTTGTTCCACCAGGATTTGAGTCATTCGACATAGATAAG CATCACGGGCCATTGCGACCATCACTTGAAGTCGATGATACTCTTTTGAGGGTGGACTTTGTAAGAGAGGTGGATGAATTGCTGCAAGAGGTTCATTCTGAAGAGAGTGAAGTACAGAATGAACCAGGGTTTGATCCTGAATCTGTTGCAAATAGATTGAAACAACAGGAGAAGCAACAAACAATACGCCAAGTAGAAGCTCTGCTGGATTTAGCCATTGGTTTGAAATGGTAA